The following coding sequences are from one Triticum aestivum cultivar Chinese Spring chromosome 5A, IWGSC CS RefSeq v2.1, whole genome shotgun sequence window:
- the LOC123102532 gene encoding uncharacterized protein, which yields MHPLVGALLVGAGERWWWPCWGPAARHAAAWAGALALAVSVASFAPEAAFVWALASGGCAAGSVRVPLDGGGDHVCVPARMAGRTCADIIVPPVFAALSVGASACFVRTIAIGRRHGY from the coding sequence ATGCATCCGCTCGTGGGGGCGCTGCTGGTGGGGGCCGGGgagcggtggtggtggccgtgctgGGGCCCGGCGGCGCGCCACGCCGCGGCGTGGGCCGGCGCGCTGGCGCTGGCCGTGTCGGTGGCGTCGTTCGCGCCGGAGGCCGCGTTCGTGTGGGCGCTGGCCAGCGGCGGGTGCGCGGCCGGGTCGGTGCGCGTGCcgctcgacggcggcggcgaccacGTCTGCGTGCCGGCGAGGATGGCCGGCCGGACCTGCGCCGACATCATCGTGCCGCCGGTGTTCGCGGCGCTCTCCGTCGGCGCCTCCGCGTGCTTCGTCCGGACGATCGCCATCGGCCGCCGCCACGGCTACTAG